tggggggaggtggagACCCCCAAACACCCAGGTTGAACCCGTCTGCACCCCCGACCCTTTGCCTCCCACCACCCTGGCCCTGGCTTCACCTTAACGCGGTCCATCGCCTCCCGGGCCTGCGCCATGCGTGTGCTGGGGGCTGGGTTCCGTTCTGATACCAGCTGGGTAGAGCCCAAGTACTTGGCCCCGAAAATGATACCATCGAGGAGGTCTTCGTGATCACAAGGCCCGGGCGCTGGGGGGCAAGAGCGGGGAGCAGGCTCAGCCCTCggggaccccaccccacccccatcaagCTTGCCCTCACATGACTTAGTGCTCTAGAGccacccccagctctgcccacTACAGATCTAGAGCTCTGTTCATGGCTCGAGGACTCCAGCAGAGTGCCCGGTTCTAGAAGCCCCCTGTGAGGCAAAAACCATGGCCAAAGTCAACCACAGCTCTACCACTCACGGGCGTGTCACCCTGGGTTTCTAGAACTCTGTGATCCGGCTACAATCAGATAGCTCCCACACATGTTTCTAAAACCTGCAGTGTTCTAGAACCATTATCCACCCTGCTTGACGATTCTGGAAACACCTTCCCCTACCATCTATCTAGAACCAGACAACTATGCCCTTTGTTCTAGAATTCTCCCCACTAAGCCCAGGACCACAGGAGACTACTCTGTGGTCACAGAACTGCCCAAAGCCAATAGAGACAATGTCCTCATATCTAAAACTCTCAGATCATCTAGAAGCCCAGATGGCTTCTCCTCATGGTTCTAGAACTTCCTGACGCATCTCAACCTACAGAACTCTGTCAACAATTCTGGAAACTCCTCATTACACATCCTCTCCCTGGTTCTAGAGCTTCTTAATTATGATAGCTTCGGGTCTAGAATCCCCAGAAATATAGCTCATGGCCCCAGCTGCACCCTGAGAGTCTAAGAATTATTGGAACGGTCTAGAAACAAACAGCTCTGCACACGGTTCTATATTCCCCCAATCCACCCCAGAACCACATGAAGCTTCATCCCATGGTTCTAGAATTCCCTGTGCAACTCAAACCAGATATGCCTGTCAGCAGTTCTAGAATGTTCTAATCAATAGCTATTGCTCTTTGGTTTAGAATCAGAAGCACCAGTTCTAGATTCACCTAATGAATTCAAAGCAAGCCAGTTCTGCTCATTGTCTTTCATGATCGAATCATTCCAGAACCACAGACAAAGACCCGCTCCTGGGTTCTAGAACTACGTAGTCCAATGTGGTAGCTGCCAGCCATAGGTAGCTATTGTGCACCTGACATGTAGCTGGTCCAAACTGAGACACGCTTAAGTACAAAATACACACTGGGGCTTCAAAGACTTAGTGTGGAAAACAGtaaactaattttaaaacattgatttCATGTTGAAGTAACAGTGTTTTAGATAGACTGATTTAattacaatatattaaaattaattttacctgtttctttacCTTTTAAGTGGacaacaagaaaatttaaaagcaaacatGGCTCACGTTATATTTCTATGGTGTAGCACTGCTCTAGAACTGATTTTACTAGGAAGGGATAGGTCTGCACACGGTTCTACAATACTCTCTTATCAGTCTAGAACTAGGGATAAAGTCTATTTGTCCCGTTGTTCTAGAATTCCCCAGTCTGAGTAGAACCAAATAGCTCTGTTCAACATTCCAGAACATTCTCACCAGCCCAGTTTCCTTTATTCGAGAACCAGAGGCAAAGTACCAAGTTCTGGAACTTCCTAAGTGAGTCATGGACAGCCCTAGCCATGATTCCGGAACCTTCTTGGACCTACAGGTCCAAACCAGCTCCCCTCAATTATGGAACTTGCTCTTTGATCTAGAACCTCAAGTAATTTGGGAAAATTCTAGAACAACCTATGCGGCTAAAAATCGTTCTCTCTGTGCCTCTAGATCAGGGGTAGGCAAACAGATAGTAAATAATTTCGGCTTTGTGAGCCAGTATCTATTGCAACCACTCAACTTTGCCATACAATTAAGTAAACAAATGGGGTGATTGTGTTCCGATACAACCTTacttatggacactgaaatttaaatttcacgGCATTTTCATGCATCATGAAATACCACTCTTTCGATTTTTTCCAACTGCTTGGGAGTGCAAAAGCCATCCTTAGCTTACAAGACAGACAGGAGCCAGATTTGGGGGGCTGGATTCGGACTTCCAACGGtcatttgccaacccctgctccaGAACCCGGAGCGCTACAAAATGTCAAGCTGCTCTACCACCACCTACTCATTCTAGAACATTCTCAAGACTGCCTCCCCTCTCCCAGGCCATCCGAATCAACTCAAAACCAATCTCTGATCCTCTCTAGAACCTTCTTCCTTACTCGCAAAGTTCGTGGCAGATTTGGGGAGCCTGATTCTGGCTGTTCTGGAGAACCCTACATCCCCGGGGGCAGGGTAGGTGGGACACTCACCCTCCTGGAGGGCAGGGTATGAAGCCAGGGTCTTGGGGTTCTGGAAGGAGATAGAAGAGGGCCACGACTGAGTCCCCCTGTTGGCCGCTGGGCCATGGAGGAAACCTGGGAGGAGGCACAGGTGCTCACCTGGGCACTGGCAGGGGGCTCTCCAGGCCCAATCAGGGGCACCGTCTCCAGCCAGGGCTCGGGGGAGCTGCTGGAGCTCCTGCTGCCGCCCTGCTCGGCGGAGGCACCCTCTGCCCATTCTGGGGGGTCCGTATCCCCGTCTGGGTCCTCGGGGGGCTGCAACAGGCGGGGAGCAGGCTCCGGAGACTCCTCGGGACACGGCTGTGATGACAGGCAGCTCTTGCTGTGCAAAAGACTAAGCAGATCATCCCGTCCAGCCTCGGCGGATAAGAGCCCATGGGCATCGGCGATGTCCTGGGCAGCCAGGCCGTGGCCCGTGGCAATGTGCAAGGGGCAGGGGGGTCCGTCTGGGGACGGGCCCACCAGATTGCCCGGCAGAGTGTCGAACTCTTGCACCAGATCCTGGATACTTGGCCCGTCCTGTTCCATCTGACTCGGGCTGCTGGGGCCTCCTGACACAGGGTCCCACTGGTGGGCAGGGACAAGGTGCGGAGAAGGGGTGCGAGTGTCCCTGGGCTCCTCCAGATCCATGGCTGGAGGCCCTGGGGGGTTTCGGGGGGTCGTCAGGAAATCTATACCCAGATGCCAGGCTCAGACCAGCACCTTCTTGTGGCTAAAAGAGAGAAATTCAAAGATGAGATTTCCTGGGTACCAGACTTGGTCCACACTCCAGCTAGATAGATGCTGTTCATACATAACACAATTTAATCCCTACCAAGGAAGGTAAGATCTGTcatgatcccattttacagatgagaacacggGCTCAGAGCAGGAAGTTGTGAGGCCATAGCTTCCTGGGCTCAAACCCCCAGGTATTCTCCTTTACCTGCCACCGGAGACCTTTCCCCCTCTGGAACCCTGTTCTCTCCAGCTCTGGTTCTTCCAAGTCCTCCCCCACCAAGGCGGGAGTTCAAGCTCAAGTTAGACACTCAAGACCCCAAACCCACGACTGGAAGAAGCCATACGGCAGACGCTTATCTTGGAACTTCCGGGGCCACACTCAGGACTAAATTCCAGACCCAGACTCAGAACCCAGCCTCAGACTCGATCCCACATCCGGACTCGGAACCCAGCCTTCAAGACCCGATCCCGGATCCGGACTTGGAACCCAGCCTCAGACCCGATCCCGGATCCGGACTCGGAACCCAGCCTTCAAGACCCGATCCCGGATCCGGACTCGGAACCCAGCCTCAGACCCGATCCCACATCCGGACTCGGAACCCAGACTTCAAGACCCGATCCCGGATCCGGACTTGGAACCCAGCCTCAGACCCGATCCCGGATCCGGACTCGGAACCCAGCCTTCAAGACCCGATCCCAGATCCGGACTCGGAACCCAGCCTCAGACCCGATCCCAAATCCGGACTCGGAACCCAGCCTTCAAGACCTGACCCCGGATCCGGACTAGGAACCCAGCCTCAGACCCGATCCCGGATCCGGACTCGGAACCCAGCCTCAGACCCGATCCCAGATCCGGACTCGGAACCCAGCCTTCAAGACCTGACCCCGGATCCGGACTAGGAACCCAGCCTCAGACCCGACCCCGGATCCGGACTAGGAACCCAGCCTCAGACCCGATCCCGGATCCGGACTCGGAACCCAGCCTCAGACCCGATCCCAGATCCGGACTCGGAACCCAGCCTTCAAGACCCGACCCCAGCCCCAGACCCGACCCCAGACCCGGACTCGGACCCCAGCCTCAAGTTTTAACTCAAGCCTAAAGCTAAGAGGTGACACCCCAGTTTGCCCTCAGATCCCAGACTCAAGACCTCAGACCTCTGACCTCAGGCGCCGGCCCCAGACCCGCCCTGTCCCACGGGACACTCACTTCCCAAACCGAGGTCGCCGGAGCCCCGCACGGGGTCCCGGGACCCCGCGCCCCCGGGCCGCCCTCCGCATATCCGAGGCCGCCCTCCCAGCAGCGGTGGCCGGCTGATTCCAGCCAGGACGAGGGCTGATCTGTCCGAGCCCTGCTCCTGGCACAGCGCGCATGCGTACTCTTGCGGGCCttcctgggaaatgtagttctccCGGCGGGCGTGGCCTCGCGGGGGCGCTAGGGCTGAGGCAGGTGTCGGAAGCGCGGGTTCGAATCCCGGGCCTCCGTTCACTCCGCGTGGGAGCCCGGGGCGCCCTCTGGGAATGTTTCCTCAACTGCAAACGGGGCTAATGCAAACTGCCTGCTTCCTACAGCTGTGATCATTATTCCAGGGAACGGCAGATGGGAAGAAATCGGGGCTGGTGGTGATGGGGACCCTTTTGAAGGTGCACTTCCTGTTTGACTCTCAGCAGTGAGGCGTGATGGTGCGTCCCAGCTTTGGAACCAGCTTCCCTTAGTTGCTGGGTGACTGAGTTTCCCCAGTTGAGGCTCCTAATTATGAGGATTCAACGAGCCCGAGCGGGTTAAGGATTTAGCAATGGGGCTGGAATACAGCAAAAGTTCAATCATAGCTTCTCTTACTTTGAATAGAATCAGGAATATGTAAAGTGTCATCTTTAAAGTAAATAACGGATCGACAAAGGGCAAGAAGTCAAGGAAATACCCTTTGAAAATCCCCTTCAGACATGTTTGAATAAATGACAATGAATGGGTGTCTAAGCCTAGGAatactacatttcccagaaatCGCTAAGAGCTTAGAACTCCCAAGCACCCCCTGGGCTGTGACGTCTCCCGGAAACGTGCACGTGCAGGCAACCGGCGTACGTCATGGCGGCCAGACGCCTCTTTGGGGCTACGCGGATCTGGGCCGGCTGGCGGGTCCGTGAGCTCCTGGACCCTGCTGCCCTCGGAAGACTTCTGGTCCGGGATTATGCCAAGAAGCCGGGTGAGCTGGTTTAAGAAGAACCAAGATCGGGACGATGAGGATACCGGGGAGCTTGTAGTGCGCAAGCGCTGGTTCGGGACGCAAGCGTAGAGCTACACTTGCGCAAGCGCAATTTGAGGGACGTAGCGCCGCTTCGGGCGCGCGTGCCAGTCTCCCGAAACGCTTCGGGCAGTGGTTTGACTCGGTGCGCAGGCGCGCGCCTTGCCCCCCGATCTCTGCTAGTGCGCAGGCGCCAGCGTGGAACCCTTGGGTCCAGTGACAGAGGGCGGAGGGGAGGGGAAGCGGGAACAAGCGCGTTTCACTGCGCAGGCGCGAGTTGGTTGGCtatgggggtggagtggggtaaTGAACTTGGGTTCCGAATCTGTTTCTGCCTCCCAgtttctgtgtgaccttgggcaagtcaccacCAGAAACTCGAGGACGAGATGGCGTTCATCTGGGGACTGAtcatttaatgaaaaacaaaaacaatgtgaTTAAACTTTAGCTGGATACAGCCTTTCCTGATCTCCTTTcctgaaagggggaaattggcaCATTGTAGATCTTAAGGACACATAGCAGCCAGTGGAGACTTTCTCCATGAGATAAACAGAAGAGATAAAGTAGAACTTAAAAGGGAGTGATGTCAATATTATTTATGCTTTATTCATGTCCCACTTAAAAACTTTGTAAAAGGAGTATTGTGGTGGTATATATATAGCATAGAATTTGCCCTTCTAATTGGTTTTAGGTGACAGTTCATTTGCAGTGTTGTGCAGCCCTCACCACTGTACCCAAACTGTTTTATCACCTGTACCCAtaaagcagtaactccccatttccgctctcccagctcctgatCACCTTGGATCTACTTCTGGTCTCTATGAATCTTcttattctgggtatttcatgtGAAGGGGGTCATACAATATCCGCCTTTCCAcacctggtttctttcactcagcgtaGCGTTTCCAgtgttcatccacgttgtagcaggAATTGGAATGGTGGTcctttttcacagctgaataatactccatgcatggatggaccacattttgtgtatctatCTTCTGTCAGAGGACACTTGTGGCTGCAAGTGTCCACCTATCCACCACGATCCCTGGGGTACCAggatctgtttgagcccctgatttcagttctttggggtctGTACCCAGGAGTGGCCACTCAGAATCATTTTGGGTGCAGCAGACAAAGCCCGGCCAGGGCCTGAGGCCAGGTGAGGAGGAAAGGGGCAAGGGGGATGTTGGTCTCCTGGGGCGAGCTGAGCCAACACTTctctcctgctccccacccccaccccccaggtatGAAGGGCGGCCGAGCCGGCAAAGGAGCTGTGGCCGGCGAGGCCCTAAGGGACCCCGATGTGTGCACAGATCCTGTCCGGCTCACCACACATGCCATGGGCGTCAACATCTACAAGGAAGGCCAAGATGTGGTCCTGAAGCCGGACGCCGAGTACCCCGAGTGGTGAGTGGCCCGGGCCCGAGGGGGGGACGTCAGAGACGCCTTCGGGGGAGGTGGGTTGCCACGGCTGCGTTCCTGTTGCAGAGCTAGCTGGTGACCCCACGACCCACGTGCCTCGGTTGccccatctgtaaatggggaacGTGGTAATGGCCCTCCCTCAGTGGCTGTATGCTTAATGGTGAGTGTTTCAAGTGATGCCTTTTTAcccttaacaaatgtttattgagcactgactGTATACCAGGCCCTGTACTATGCTCTGGTGATGCCACAGGGCGTACGCAcaaaaaaaactggcaaaaattcCCACCCTTCAGAGCGGGTCGGGGaggcaaacaataaataaatcacCAGGAAAATTGCTGGTGGCGCTCCCAGTTAGCGCTGAGGAGCCAGGAGAGTGAGTGACGGGGTGAGGGGTGATGGGCTGATGGGGTCTGAGTTTGAAGCAGAGCTTCCCCCACCCTGACCCTTCCCCAGCTTTGAGGATCAGCACCCAACACTGACTTCCGCGTGCTGCCACTGTCCTCGGGGAGAAGAGCAAAACCCTCCCCAGTGCCCGCCAGCCCGTGTGGTCTGGGCCCCCTCActccctgccccctctccccagccctgacTCTCCTCCTCCAGCCCCACAGGCCTCCTTGCTGCTCCTCCAAAATCCCAGGCACactccagcctcagggcctttgcacatgctgttccctctgcctgcaaaGCCCCTTCCACGCCCTCGGGGCTGGGCTCACGAGTCATCCCCCCAGGGCGACTCCCCAGCCTTGCTGACATGTCCGCCCAAGGTGCCTGGGGTGCGAGCGCCAGGGAGCCGGGGTGGGGGTTGCTGAGCCACCCTGATgcttgccccccacccctccaggctGTTCCAGATGAACGTGGGTCCCCCCAAGACGCTGGAGGAGCTGAACCCCGAGACACGGGAATACTGGAGGCTGCTGCGGAAACAGAACATCTGGCGCCACAACAGGCTGAGCAAGGACAAGAAGTTCTAGCCCACGGAGCACCCCGACCCTCGCCTCGCTTCGCCCATGCTGAGGGCTTTTGATCTTCCTGGATAATGGACGTTTCCGGAAGCCAAGCAGCCCCCTGGTCTGGGTGTCTGTGCCCCCATGGCAAGGCTGCACCGGGGCCCTGGGGGCAATAAAGACTTTGGGGCTGTGGCTGGCAGCCCCCGTGTGCCGCTGGTGGTGTCTGAGGTCAGGGCCGGGAGGTGGCCACCCCTTCTCCACCCCAGCAATTGGCAGCTCCGCTTCCCCTCCAGGCCTCCCTGATTTCCAGAATTCCCTAGCACAGCCTGAGAGGCCCAATCCTAGACCTCCAGGGGGAC
This Choloepus didactylus isolate mChoDid1 chromosome 25 unlocalized genomic scaffold, mChoDid1.pri SUPER_25_unloc1, whole genome shotgun sequence DNA region includes the following protein-coding sequences:
- the MRPL54 gene encoding 39S ribosomal protein L54, mitochondrial encodes the protein MAARRLFGATRIWAGWRVRELLDPAALGRLLVRDYAKKPGMKGGRAGKGAVAGEALRDPDVCTDPVRLTTHAMGVNIYKEGQDVVLKPDAEYPEWLFQMNVGPPKTLEELNPETREYWRLLRKQNIWRHNRLSKDKKF